The Erigeron canadensis isolate Cc75 chromosome 1, C_canadensis_v1, whole genome shotgun sequence genome segment GGCACTCTTGGTTAATGTatcaactatcacccaaatTGTATCAAATTGATTTCTAGGCGTTTTGGGCAACTTGGTGACAAAATATATGGTAAtatcttcccacttccatttgGGAATTTTCAATGGTTGCATCATACCATAAGGCTTTTGATGCTTCGCCTTCACTTGTGCACAAGTCAAACACTTCTCGACATACTTCACCACATCATGCTTCATTCCGGGCCACCAATACTCTACTTTTAAGTCATGATACATCTTTGTAGCACCGAGGTGAATGGAGTACTTGGATTTGTGAGCCTCATCGAGTAGAACTTGCTTCAACTCACAAGAGAATGGAATCCAAATCCTTCCAAAATGTACGGTAAGGCCACGAGAGTCCTTAGTAAAATATTGAATTTGACCTTGTATTCTTGCCTTCTTAAGGTCTCGTTGCAAAGCCCTCTCTTGAGCTTCTCTAATTTGGTCAAAGAAGTCATTGGTGATCAAAACCCATAGGGGAGAAACAACTAGGGAATGATGACAACTCTTCCGAATCAAGGCATCCGCCACAACATTAGCCTTCCCGGGATGATACAAGATCTTGCAATCGtaatctttcaaaagatctaACCATCTTCTTTGACGATTGTTGAGATCTCTTCGCTCAAAGAAGTACTTGAGGCTTTTATGATCGGAATATATAGTAAACTTGACTCCGTAAAGGTAATGGTACCAAATCTTTAAAGCAAAGACCACCGCCGCTAGCTCCAAATCATGTGTAGGATACCgtttttcatgctcttttaaTTGCCTTGAAGCATGGGCAATGACTTTACCCcgttgcataagaacacaacctaggccattagatgatgcatcacaatacaccaccATATCTTCAAGACCATCGGGTAAATCAAGAACCGGTGCTTGACTTAGCCTTTCTCGAAGTTTTTGGAAAGCCATCTCTTGCTCGCTTTTCCATTCAAACTTGACATTCTTTAGAGTCAACTTGGTCAATGGGGAAGCTATTTTAGAAAAGTCTTGGATGAAACGACGGTAATACCCCACTAGACCAAGAAAACTTATAATCTCCGACGGATTCTTAGGTTGCTCTTACTTCATCACCGCATTAATCTTAGTCGGATCCACCATAATTCCTTCACTATTAACAACGTGACCGAGAAATTGCACTTCTCTtaaccaaaactcacatttgGAGAATTTGGCGTAAAGTTTCTCTCTACGTAAAGTTTCCAACACCTCCCTTAAATGAACTTCATGATCGGATGAACTTTTAGAATAAATGAGGATATCATCAATAAATACGATCACTGACTTACCAAGCATAGGGCGGCAAACACGGTTCATAAGGTCCATGAAAGCCGCGGGAGCGTTTGTgagaccaaaaggcatgacaacAAACTCAAAATGACCATAACGAGTCCGAAAGGCGGTTTTAGGAATATCTTCATCACGTACTTTGAGTTGATGGTAACCCGATCGAAGATCTATTTTAGAGAAATAtgaagctccttgaagttgatcgaataaatCGTCGATTCTAGGCAAAGGATACTTGTTCTTTATGGTGACTTTGTTGAGCTCGCGATAGTCGATACACATACGCATACttccatctttcttcttgacaaaaagTACCGGTGCACCCCTAGAAGAGTTACTAGGTCGAATAAAACCCTTGTCAAGTAATTCTTGTAattgcttcatcatctcttgcATTTCCGTTGGAGCCAACCGGTAAGGAGCTTTAGCAATGGGGTTAGCCCCCGGAATGAGATCAATTGAAAACTCAACTTGCCATTCGGGAGGAATACCCGGAAAGCCTTCGGGAATAACACCGGCGAATTCATTAACAATAGGAATGTCTTCAAATATATCGCCTTTTCATCACACACGATTTTGGCGTtacaagagctcaaccaatccatacccaaaatTATATCAAACTCCCCCATGGGGAACGGAATTAAATTAGCTTGAAAGAGTTCCGAAAAAATCTTGATTTCACAACCTCTATACACATCCTTCACTAACTCCATTCTACCATTACCAACCTCAACTTGTAAAGTATTATCTAGACTTGACTTAGATACAGGAATAACATGACTTACTCTAGTTGCAACAAAAGATCTATTCGCCCCCGAATCAAAGAGAATTCGCATAGGCACATTATACACAAGAAATGTACCTGTAACAACGTCATCCGTATTCCTAGCCTGCTCCACTATGAGTTGAAAGGATCTTCCTCGCTGATTCCCATGAGCTTGGGCATTCTTCCTTTCCGCCTCCCTCCTCCTTTCTTCGAGTCTTTCTTCTTCAGTCAACTTAGGCCATGAACTTCTCATATGACCCTCCTCGAAACACTTGAAACATATGACCGGTTTTTGAGACCTTGACTTGCACTTTCGGCTTGTGTGCCCCGGTTTTCCGCAAGTAAAACAACCCTTCTCCGATGCCTTGCACACACCCGAGTGATTTCTCTTGCATTGACGGCAAAAGGGGATGTTTCTTCTATGTGAGTTGTTACCGGAATTACCCTCTTGTCTGAACCGTTTATTCGGGGAGTTGGTGTCCTCATGCTTCCTTTTTAAATCACCTTCCTCCACTCTTGCTTGTTCGATTTCATGATCTCTAGCCACATCCGCTAACATGGAAAAAGACTCCATTTGGCGTAGGCTTATCTTCTCCCTCAAGTTTTTCTTCAACTTCAAATAAAATTGCTCTTTTAGCAATTGGTCATTTTCAAGGAATTCCGGACAAAATTGAGCCTTGTCCAAGAATTGAGCTTGGAATTCATTCAAGCTCATATTGCCTTGACAGTCGTTTAGAAACTCACTTCTCAACTTGGTCACTTCAGCTTCTGACctaaactctttgaagaacatgGTTTTAAACTCGGGCCATTCAACATTATCCAAGGCCTCCTTCTTAATTGTCAACAATCCGTCCCACCATCTCTTCTCACTGTTTCTAAGCATACCCACCGCAAATACAACTTTCAAATGTGAGGGGCATTGGCTAGTACGGAAAGCCCCTTCAATTTCCGATATCCATCTTGTACAAACGATGGGATCACGGTCACCGTGGTACTCCGGTGGGTGGCATACCTCAAAGTCTCAGAAAGTGAACTTTTTCTTATAAACTCTTTCTCCGGTTACCTCCACTTCCTTCTCTTCCTCATTCTTCTTGCCTTTATCTTTGGCATCTCTTTTCTCAAAATCCCGTTGCACATTGACCGCAACCTTTTCTCTAATCATTTGAGCAATGTGATCGTTCATTGCCCTTTCCAACGTTTGATTTAACCTCTTGAGTAAAAGAGGGGTGTACTTTTCCAACGCTCTCCCTGTTTGATCGAAAATGCCATGCTATTCTCGGGAAAGAGGACTTCCTCAACAATACCTCAACAATAATAATCTAATTCAAGATTTTAATTTAGAAATTCTTTTTCCACCTTTTCTCTTtgaaattcggccaccaccaccttccACCACAACCCTAACTTTTAATTTGCTTGATAAAGATTGTTGATGGTGATTGTTATTGTAATTTCTAGCCTTGAACTTGAGGGATTaagctttgatttttgaaagaaataagaatgaGATGCATGAAAATGGTGGAGAGATAGAGAGTGGAAGAGTGAGTCACAAAGAAAAGATGGCTGACACTCCATGGGCTTGCCACGCCCTCTTCTAATTTTGGGGGTATTTTTAAccactatccgctaaagttccaactaaattaaccccatatctaaaaataaaatattaggaaattaatttaatatcaaaactataaaaagaggttaattttttttaccttaaaatctttagGGTGTTACACTGTAGTTCTTGCATAATAAACCTCATtttattagttaataatgtTTTCAAGCTACAATTATTTatactttgaatttttattcaaagagtagtaaaatattaatatagaaAATTCATGCTCTTCAAAACATAACTCTAGTTATGTAATTATTGATTCAATCCAAAAGAGGAAACCTTTAAGTTTCTTATTGCATAACGACAATTATGATTCACGTTAATGAATAACGAAAAAAACAATTAGTTATGAAACCTTGAAGTTTCTTATGCATAACGGTAGTTATGATTCACCTTAGTGAATAACGAAAAAATCAATTAGTGATAAAACCTTGAAGTTTCTTTTGTATACGAAAAAACAATTAGTTCTTTTTATTGCATAACTAatgttatgaaaaatataaattgctTAAAGCAATCTTAATAATTGAAGAACTATAAGTTctttaaacataattataaacatgataacatatatattatagacATTGAATGATGATATagaaaaggggaaaaaaaaaaaagagacaagAACAGTGTTTATAAAAGTAATGTACCATCAAACGTTATCTCTTTTcatgtttaattaatatgaatttAAAGTAGAGGTAAAAATCTGGTTAAGTTAtatctaaaaaacaaaacttggtttaattaattaataaaaataaatagtttgaaagaatcatgaaaagttgtcaacatatgttttaaattaaatCATGAGAAGAGTTGTCTgacaagaagaagaaaaaaaatgatacctTCAAAGTATACTTCGTCCgaaagttttattattattagggtttagAGGTAATCGTGATAAGGTATTATAAGATTGAGAGAGAATACAATATAGTCTGGTATTTATAGGGTTCAAGAGAACATTCTAGaatataattacataaatatgaaagtgaatattcatatataataaatattataatattttataaaatgttagatattatcacaaaactattttttttaattcattataAGGATAAAGATACTATCAAGGTTATTTATAAccccttataaaacaaattgacatcttctattttaagaaatttagtatttttttatacccacctttattttttaatctaacTTTTGGTTACAAACAACCCCTTTTTTATACTTGACGCCGCTTCCATCACAAACAGTCGTCCCACTACCACATCGGCACTGCCATGACCACCTCCGCATTGCATCAGTACCATGCTAATATAGACAATGTCTtagattttaataaatttataattttgattgatcaattaattataaatgGCTTAACACTATGAGGtctgattttaaattttaatttaaacaaGATGTTTTCAAAATTTGAGACAAAGGTTATCTCATAATGAGTTTTCGCTTTCGCTGTAGTTAAGgttgaatatattttaaaaaaattgtgttaAGTTCAAAATTACCATTGAAagatgttaatttattaatagAAAAGATGTTTTCTTAAAGTTATTGCATACTTTTTTTCACGTAGTATTTTCTTATCTAACTAAAATCAATACgaaaaaatacatgaaaatgttaaatgaagctCTCGACAGTTCATTTAGGGTGCATAAAAAATATgcacatttacatatataagaCTACTAGCTAAGtatcccgggtttaacccgggaatagtaataaaagttttataaaaacatatatttgataCTTAAGTTGTGACAGTCCAGCGGTACTCATAACCTCGTAATACTATATcttatgtttcaaataaatttaattagtttattaacttgTATGATATgccaaaagtttaaaattatgttatcataaaattacttatatgatgaaaatataaaagttccatgtataaaatattagagtgttcaaaagaaaataataaaaaaaagacatcaaaaataacaaaataaaaatgaaataaactttaaTTAGGAATGTttttgacatcataaataaattaaataaaaaagaactaattttaagaaaaaatttggAGGTgacaaattagttatttttgtaaaatatgatgtcataacaattttattttatttaatataaagatccTCTTGAGTTTATGTTATTTAATGCACTTCAACGAAAATCTTTAggattttgtttaataaaacataaaaataaatatttggaaacataatatattaaatagctAGTATTTTGTATAATTGAGTATcaagagaaatgattaatccttttaatcAGGgacaaaattaagaaaaaatattagtaaatatcacatcacttttttttaatatattaagaaGATTAGGCTAATTGATTGGGAGGAGTTATCATTTTCCGAGTATCAATTAAAACATTTGATGAGCAATCTATTATTCCATATGCATACTTTTGTATTTTGTCAATGAATGTTACAAATGCAGTAAATTATGGTGATCAATTCTGTGATTATGATCCAGTTGGATTTTTTTCTTGAAAGGATGATCTAGTTGGATTTAATATTGGTCCCTATAGTTTACGTGTCAAAGCACCAGAGTAGGGATAGTATCCCAAGTTTCATGGCTGCATATTATACATAACATGTGGAAACAATTAATTTTTGTTAAATGCACCTTTCTATGAAGGTCCAATGTTTTGAAATACAGGAATTACATTGGTAATGAAGcactttttaactttcaatGAATGATGATCAACCATAAACTGGTTGCGTTTGAGACTTTGAGTGCAAGAGGCCGGGTAAATGAAAGTGGTTTGTATGGAAAGTGTATTAGCTAGTGGTTCTCGTATGATAACGAAGCTTGAGTTGGTTTTACTTTTACACCGACTAATATAAGATAAAGATGTATTTGGTTAACATTCATGTGCCATTGGTTAACACACCGGCTTCCAAATGAGTAGTCGTCACAAAATACTGGCGGAACATCGGTGATGAACTTAATATAGTGATAATGTCAACCAAATATTGTTCTTTCAAGAAGAGTGACACTACTGGTATgtattaattaacttaaatcatatgtttaaaaatcaacctaaaactttaaaaatttaacacaTGGATTCTACTCTTTCATAATCTTATCTCTTAATCTTTTCACGTATGATTAGGTgatttttaagtatataaattaaattgatatataattTTCCTAAAACAATACTTGAAGTAGGATGGGCAGTTACTAAAATGTGTCGCCAAAAATATCAATCTagcatatataactatataaaatatgaaGAACTTGATCAAAAGAAACGTTTTGTCATGACTTCATTTATTAGTAGCTTTGGTTAAAAACTAAGAACACTATTCATAACATTTaatcaatatcaaaataaagttaaacaaatacaaatatacaatgacATTGACTTTGACTCAATCACTCAATACCCTGAACtatatatgatatttgttagagtgaatatatatacttagaTAAGTTAGTATGAGGTTGTCAGACATTAAAGTTTAGATGTAGAATTAATTACATGccaatttttaatatttattctgtaatatataaatgattggtCCATACGTcgacttttataaattaaaaaatcaatatgtgAAAGTATATACACCAAGCTTGCTTATGGGTTAATGAATCATTGAAAAGGTTTTAGATTTTGAGAAAATTTATCAAGATTTAAATATCTATAATGAATAAACAAATTAAGCATAACGTACATTCTCTCACCCTCTTGAGATTACATTCATCAAAGAACTGAAGAATTGTTGTCTATCATTTGTACTTTTCACATTGCTTGATGTTACTGGATAAAATTTAAGGGAAAAGTATCTGTGTGTATGTAATTTGTGATCGGCTACtattgtataaaagaaactttagttgggttcattgtatgtaagtaacctgctAAAACTAAACGAATCATGTAAGAAATAAATGTGGCACTACCAGGCATCTGATACATGGCCCAATGAGAGATCTCCATATCAGCTTGTTTACACAattctttcaattttaacagGTTACTTACACATAATGAACCGGACTAAAAtttctttcatacaatagtaaTTGGTCACAAGTTACACACATAAATACTTTTCTGAAAATTCAATTAGACATTCAACCTCACAATATATATCGAGAAAAGAAGCAACGAGGCATGCATCGAGAGAATTCAgacatacttttttttgttgggagtatgttattttcaaaaatccaCAAAACATAGTTATTTTCAATGACGGGCAATTCATTAGAATTTtcccatattattattattcaattttgtcatattatattatatatatattgttggtagagcatgaagaaaatattataaattctCTTGATTTTTATTGGTTAAAAAGATGATTTCTTTGTGTTATGATTAGTTGACAGTTTTGGAAAGTATTTAAGGCCTCTTTAAATATAAACAACATTACCATAGTAATTGGAAAGATATGGTTTTTTTCAAATAAGTAATTTTTAAACTGAATTCAAATTCTCCTCTGTATTTTTCTATGTCGCTAGCCACGTAATTTAGAATGCacatattttactttaattttaatttgtataaaaataagGAAGAATTTTAAGATGAGATATGATATAATTACACGTAAACAATAAAACAACAAAGCTCATCTTGATAACTTATTCATTATAAATGAAACGGACTAAATGTGTGTAATCACGAATGAATGTTAGAGGTCTATTAACCGCGATGActaataatacaaaattatatatcgtcatatcaacaaaaatatataccttttgatttatatatacattcatcttgtaaataaataaacaatcacaacacttaattttaataatacacACATTAAATTAGACAAATTTAACCACATGGTCTTTGGGGCCCTCTTTGATGTTCTGGTAGAGGGAATGTTGGCTTGAAGACCAGGGACCGAATCTCAATTCCTATGGTTCAGGCATTTACCTCTTCAAACGCGTGTGGGCCGTGTTATCGCACCCTTGGTCTCCAGGGGTGCCTTCGGGTTCCCACCATTACCTTACTGCCTACTTGGATGTCAGTGTTAGGGTTGAACCATTAACCAACTAATATGTCgttttttggaaagaaaaaaaattaaacaaatttgaCTTTGCATATTAAGGTGGAATAATGGAGTTTTAAAAAGACTTGGTTCCAATCCATACAAACCTAAAATGTAAGTGAGTAAAATATTATGGCGTCGTAAAAAACTTGAGTAACAAAAAATGTTAATCAATATCCGTTTACGATAATGCACAggtaaatagttatatatatatataacaatatttaaaataaatataaatataatattattataacgGGTTTAGGTTAACGGGTTCGAGTTGGCAAGTTGAAAATTTCCAACCTAAACCCGACTTGATATCAAAATCGACTTGGAAATCACAATCAAAACCGTCAAACCCGTCAACCCGAACCTAACCActaacacacaaaaaaagaaCGGGTTGGCACtaggttggtgggttgatttcaggtcacATGGGTTGATGGGTTGGTAGGTGGGTGCGTCAAATGGGTTGATCTCAAGTAATAtaggttggtgggttgacgggttgatttcaattcaaatggGTCTTCGGATTAAATGAGTTGGTAAGTCGacctattaaaaaatattacataaatttaaatatttttgggcTGACAGGTTGCCTTATTAACCCAAAAGGTCAACTGGACCCCGACAAAAAAAAGTGTACGgattaagattttattttaacattaagATGGATTTCataataaactttatttttgattaaaaacttttaaacatacCTGGttacccggtcaccgaccgggtattaatctagttatctaTTTGATATGGGTTCATAATTAGTTTTAAATGTAGTTCTATTAATAGGAAAGTGCTAATtgcacttaacgtgcataaaaagttgtatttttcatatcaaaagtccactcctgaattttatgataaatatacaatatttaaTGGACCTAAACTACAATCTTTAAAgctttatttagcaaaattcaTATTAATACACAACATTTTATTACGCTTGTTGATGACATACACTTA includes the following:
- the LOC122601561 gene encoding uncharacterized protein LOC122601561, whose translation is MNDHIAQMIREKVAVNVQRDFEKRDAKDKGKKNEEEKEVEVCHPPEYHGDRDPIVCTRWISEIEGAFRTSQCPSHLKVVFAVGMLRNSEKRWWDGLLTIKKEALDNVEWPEFKTMFFKEFRSEAEVTKLRSEFLNDCQGNMSLNEFQAQFLDKAQFCPEFLENDQLLKEQFYLKLKKNLREKISLRQMESFSMLADVARDHEIEQARVEEGDLKRKHEDTNSPNKRFRQEGNSGNNSHRRNIPFCRQCKRNHSGVCKASEKGCFTCGKPGHTSRKCKSRSQKPVICFKCFEEGHMRSSWPKLTEEERLEERRREAERKNAQAHGNQRGRSFQLIVEQARNTDDVVTGTFLVYNVPMRILFDSGANRSFVATRVSHVIPVSKSSLDNTLQVEVGNGRMELVKDVYRGCEIKIFSELFQANLIPFPMGEFDIILGDIFEDIPIVNEFAGVIPEGFPGIPPEWQVEFSIDLIPGANPIAKAPYRLAPTEMQEMMKQLQELLDKGFIRPSNSSRGAPVLFVKKKDGSMRMCIDYRELNKVTIKNKYPLPRIDDLFDQLQGASYFSKIDLRSGYHQLKVRDEDIPKTAFRTRYGHFEFVVMPFGLTNAPAAFMDLMNRVCRPMLGKSVIVFIDDILIYSKSSSDHEVHLREVLETLRREKLYAKFSKCEFWLREVQFLGHVVNSEGIMVDPTKINAVMK